From Candidatus Kryptonium sp., the proteins below share one genomic window:
- a CDS encoding sodium-dependent transporter, whose amino-acid sequence MAKRERWATRIGLILAMAGNAVGLGNFLRFPVQAAQNGGGAFMIPYFVAFLLLGIPLMWVEWAIGRYGGKFGHGSAPGMFDAMWKAPISKYLGALGLFISTVIMIYYTYIESWTLAFSFFSITKAYFGETTFEAMRSFLHSYQGIEKNYFQSILPAYFFMCLTLFLNFFILYRGISRGIEMFAKIAMPMLFLFAIILVIRVVTLGTPDPVNYPERSVESGFAFIWNPDFSKLDDAKIWLAAAGQIFFTLSVGMGTLQAYASYLRETDDIALSGLSTASTNEFVEVILGASIAIPVAAAFFGIEATQEIAKGGAFNLGFVSMPIIFQKLPFGEFFGFLWFLLLFFAGITSSVAMAQPLIAFLKEEFGISHGRATALIGFFVFIAIQFVVFFLEHGFLDEMDYWAGTFGLVLFALFEIIIFAWIFGMDKGWAEITKGADIKVPRIFYYIIKYITPLYLLFIMINWLIQDAIPTFLMEGVNPEDVPYRWGARALMLLVFIVIILLVRTAWKRRENKFGVAE is encoded by the coding sequence ATGGCTAAAAGAGAGCGCTGGGCTACAAGAATTGGGTTGATACTTGCAATGGCGGGAAATGCAGTCGGGCTCGGAAACTTTCTTAGATTTCCAGTTCAGGCTGCACAAAATGGCGGGGGAGCATTCATGATCCCATATTTTGTTGCTTTTCTCTTGCTTGGTATACCTCTTATGTGGGTTGAATGGGCTATTGGAAGATACGGGGGAAAATTCGGACACGGAAGCGCTCCAGGAATGTTTGATGCTATGTGGAAAGCTCCGATTTCAAAATATCTCGGCGCCCTTGGTCTTTTTATTTCAACAGTTATAATGATCTATTACACATACATTGAATCGTGGACGCTTGCCTTTAGCTTTTTCTCTATTACCAAGGCCTATTTCGGTGAGACGACATTTGAAGCTATGAGAAGTTTTTTGCATAGTTATCAAGGCATAGAGAAAAATTATTTCCAAAGCATTCTTCCTGCTTACTTTTTCATGTGCTTAACTCTCTTCCTTAACTTTTTTATACTTTACCGTGGCATTTCAAGAGGCATTGAGATGTTTGCAAAAATAGCGATGCCGATGCTTTTCCTTTTCGCAATTATACTTGTTATAAGAGTTGTAACTCTCGGGACTCCAGATCCAGTGAACTATCCAGAACGAAGTGTTGAAAGTGGTTTCGCTTTTATTTGGAATCCCGATTTTTCAAAACTTGATGATGCAAAGATATGGCTTGCAGCTGCAGGTCAAATTTTCTTTACTCTTAGCGTCGGTATGGGAACGCTTCAAGCGTATGCAAGTTATCTAAGGGAAACCGATGATATTGCTTTAAGCGGTCTTTCAACGGCGTCAACGAATGAGTTTGTTGAAGTAATCCTTGGTGCAAGCATTGCAATACCTGTTGCGGCTGCATTTTTTGGAATTGAAGCGACTCAAGAAATTGCAAAGGGAGGTGCGTTCAATCTTGGCTTCGTTTCAATGCCGATAATCTTTCAAAAATTGCCATTCGGTGAGTTCTTTGGATTTCTCTGGTTTTTGCTTCTTTTCTTTGCTGGAATAACTTCATCTGTTGCGATGGCTCAACCTTTAATTGCATTTTTAAAAGAAGAGTTTGGAATTTCACATGGTAGAGCGACTGCTTTGATCGGTTTCTTCGTTTTTATCGCAATTCAATTTGTTGTTTTCTTTTTGGAGCATGGGTTCCTTGATGAAATGGATTATTGGGCTGGGACATTTGGGCTTGTCCTTTTTGCCTTGTTTGAAATTATAATTTTCGCTTGGATCTTTGGAATGGATAAAGGTTGGGCTGAAATTACAAAAGGTGCAGATATAAAGGTGCCACGAATTTTCTACTACATCATCAAATACATCACACCGCTCTATCTTCTTTTCATCATGATAAACTGGTTGATTCAAGATGCTATACCAACATTTTTGATGGAAGGTGTAAATCCCGAAGATGTTCCCTATAGATGGGGTGCAAGAGCGTTGATGCTTTTGGTATTCATTGTTATTATTCTGCTAGTTAGAACTGCGTGGAAAAGA